DNA from Algisphaera agarilytica:
TGACCCTCCGCCGCAAGATCGGCATGGTCTTCCAGAAGCCCAACCCGTTCCCCAAATCGATCTACGACAACATCGCCTTCGGCCCGCGGCTCCACCTGAAGCTCAGCAAGTCCGAGACCGACGATCTGGTCGAGAGCTCGCTCAAGGGCGCAGCGCTGTGGAACGAAGTCAAAGACCGTCTGAAGCAGTCGGCTCTGGGTTTGTCGGGTGGTCAGCAGCAGCGTCTGTGCATCGCCCGGGCGATCGCCGCCCAACCCGAGATCCTGCTGATGGACGAGCCCTGCTCGGCTCTGGACCCCAAGTCCACCGTCGCGATCGAAGACCTGATGGACGAGCTCAAGAAGCACTACACCATCGCCATCGTGACGCACAACATGCAGCAGGCCGCCCGCGCCAGCGACTTCACCGCGTTCATGTTCGAGGGCAACCTCATCGAGTTCGGCGACACCCGCAAGGTGTTCACCAACCCCGAAAACGAACGCACCGAAAACTACATCACCGGCCGCTTCGGTTGATGCCGTAGAACAATCGTTTTCATTAGAAACAAACTCGACCCGCAGGCGATACAAGTCGTCTGCGGGTTTTTCTTTTGCGATGCAACGATACGTTCAGCGGGTGACGCGGAGCGTCCCGCGAGTGACGGCTGGTGCTGTGTGTTTCGCGGCGCATCAAGCGCGGGACTGTTTCGCCAACCACAAAACGGTTAGCGTGCGTGGTCGAAAGATGCGGGGGTGGGGCTTAGGCGGGGCCGGCGGCGGCGGGGGGGTGTCGCCGAGTCGAGACCTGAACGCGGCCGTTGAGCCGTTCGGCGGCGCGGTACAGCGCGTGTCGGCCGATGGCGAGACTGGAAAGGCTCACGTCCGGATGGATCGGGAACGTTTCGTTGAGGTATTCGGTGATTTCGGGGTCGTCACATTCCCATTGGAGTTGGTCGTTAAGCGTGACGGTGTGTCGCTTGGCGGACATCCAGAAAGTCAGTTGGCCGATCATGTGGTGGTTCACTTGGTAAGCGGCGGCGAAACTACAAATGGAAGCGATTCGAATGAGCGGTTTGGCTGAGTCGCGGCTTCCATGCCGGGCTACCCTCTCGGAAGGTGTTCGTTGCGTGAACGAGCCATTAGTGTAGCGGGAGCAGATTATTAACCGTGTTAATTTTCATGGGGTATCCAACCCAATCGGTCACGGCTTGTTCGGGAATCGGCCCTCCAGGCCCTGGATGAGGTCGTGGAACACCGCCTCGGGGTTCTGAGCGGCGTTAATCACGAGGTAGCGGTCAGGATCGCCTGCCGCCTGATCCAGGTAGCCCTGGCGGACCCGGCGGTGGAAGGCGGCGCCCTTGGCCTCCATGCGGTCTTTGTCGGCGTTGAATTCCCGCTCCCGCAGCAGGGGGTTGATCCGGGCGGCGGCGGTCTCTTCGTCCACATCGAATACGACCACCAAGTCCGGCCAGTGCTGGCCGAGCGCGACTTGGCCGACCTTCAGGATGTCGGCGATGGGCATGCCGCCGGCGGTGCCCTGGTAGGCGAGGGTGGAGCTGATGAACCGGTCGGCGAGGACGAGGTGGTCGGCCGCGAGTGCGGGGCTGATCTTCTGGGAGATCAACTGGGCCCGGCTGGCCATGAACAGCAGCATCTCGCAGCGGACGTCCACATCTTCCTTGACCTCGGGGTCCAGGAGGACTTTGCGGATCTCTTCGCCGATGTGGGTCCCGCCGGGCTCGCGGACTTCGCAGACGTTGACGCCCTGGGCTTCGACCGCCTCCACCAGCCGGCGGAACTGCGTCGATTTCCCGCTGCCGTCCGGCCCGTCGAACACGATGAAGCGGCCGCGGAGGTTCTGGAGCCAGTCGGAGGGGGAGGGCATGGGCGTGAGGATATCGGATTTTGGATTTGGGATTTCGGATTGAGTTTCGGGGCGCTGGTTTGTTCAACACGACGCTGTGAAAGGCCTTCGCTAAGCCGCAAGCGGCGCGCGTTGGGCGGTGTGAACCGGATGTCCGAAATCCGAAATCTCCAATCCGAAATCCTTACGGCTAATATGCGTTCATGACCGACGCCTACCTCCAGCCCTATCTCGATGCCCAGAAAGAACACGGCACCGAGTTTGATGTCACCATGTGGGCCCGCCCCGAGACGCAGCGGCTGCGTTTCGATGTGTTCTGCCAGATGGTGTACATGAGCGGGAAGGTGGTGCTGGACGCGGGGTGCAGCCGGGGGGATTTCGCGGCGTTTATGCTCGAGCGGGGGGTGGAGTACGGCCGGTTTATCGGACTTGACGGTGTGCCGGAGGTGATTGAGTTTGCGCAGGGCCGTGGGCTGCCCGACAGCCATTTTTTGGTAGGGGATTTCGTCAAAAACGCGAAACTCATGGCGACGGATTCGCCTCAGATTGTTACTATTTCTGGATCGCTCAACACGATGGACGCGGACACCGCGCTCCGGGTGCTTGAGGGGGCGTGGGCGGGCTGCTCCGAGGCGTTGATTTTCAACTTCCTCTCGGATCGGGCCGGCCCGGACGCCCCGCCGCAGGAGTACCCCGCCAACCGGCTGCCGACGATGCAGCTGCTGGACTGGGCCTTGCAACAAACCCCCAACGTCCAGCTCCGGCAGGACTACTTCCCCCACGGCCACGACGCGACGATTTTGATGCGTCGAAACGCCAGGTAAACGAGGCGGAGAAGGCTTGGGGAGGCGAGAGGGGGCGGCGACGCCACGCAGGCGTTGCTGCGACAATTTGAAACGAAACCCGATTCAGCGCGGGAGGTGAGAGATGGTTGAGGGCTTAGCCATGCGAAAAGTGATTTTTTGGACCGTGACCTCGGTGTTGGGCGTGATGCTCCTGGCCACGTCGTTTCTGTGGTACCGCAGCTTCAACGTGTCCGAGCAGGCGGTGATCCGCCTGGGAACGGGCAGCGTGACCGTGGCGACGACGGACCGCGGCCGGCTGGGCTTCCTGACGCTGGGGCAACAGGGCGACGGCTCGCCGTTCATCTTCGACTGGCGCGTCAACGAGAAGGCACCCACGGAACTCGAACTGCTCGATGAACGCTGCACCGACCACGGGCTGGGCTTCGGCATCGACCGTCAGGTGAACATCGCCGGCCAGGAAGCCCCCGCGGTGGCGGGCGTGATCCCCGCGGACCAGATCCAGTGGGCGGTTCGCCGGGTGGTGGTTCCGTTCTGGGCGATGGTGGCGTTCGCGCTGATCACCGGAATCATCTGGGTCTCGACCTCGGGCGTCCGCCTGTATCGGATCGAGCGTGGGCTGTGTGCCAAGTGCTCCAACGATATCTCGCAGGCCTCCCACTTCTGCCCCAAATGTGGCAAGCGCATCCCGAAGCGCACGTGGAGCGGCGAGAGCCGGCCTCGGCGTCGGCTGCAGGGCGCGGCGCAGATGGCGCGGTGACCTTCAACGCAAAAGCTATCTAACCATTGAACCATCCACCGAGCGTGGATGGTTTTTTTTGTAGGTCAGGTCTTCGACCTGACGCGCCACGGTTTCGAGTGCGGCGTCAGGTCGAAGACCTGACCTACAGAAACGACTTGTGGGTTCAAGTGTTTCGTTGAATCACCGCCCCGGCGACGTGTCCGCCAAAGCCGGCGGCGAAGATGCCGTGGGCACCCTTGGGGTCGCTGAGCGTAGGCGTTGAGCTGATCGGCAGAGGCGAATGCGGCATCGGGTTTTGGAGCCAGGGCATCGGCGGGAGCTTGCCGGTGCGGGCACACAGGTAGGCGAGGACGAACGACACCAGGCCCGCGCTGCCGAGGCTGTGGCCCAGTGCGCCCTTGTTGGCGTAGACGGCGCTGGGGCCGACGCCGGAGACGTGTTCTTCGTGGAAGTGGTGTTGCCGTTGACGTAGCACATCCGCGAGCACGCGGAGTTCGGTGGGGTCGTGCTCGGCGGTGCCGGGGGCGTGGGGGTGCAGGACGGCGATGGGGCGGTGGCCGAGCAGTTGCTGGGCGACGACGCCGAGCGCTTCCATGCTCTGACTTGGACGGATGAGGTCGCCCGCCTCGGTGGCGATGGCGGTATCGACCAGCTCGATCGCCCCGGCGGGCACGGGCTCACCCGGGCTCAGGCGTTTGAGCAGCACCGCAGCACCGACTTCCGAGAGCACAAAGCCCTGCCGTGATTCGTCGAGCGGGGCCTGGCGGTAGTCGTCGAGCGTCATCGGGGCGAGGACGCCGAGCCGGCGGTAGCTGTGGACGAAGGCGGGCAGCAGGGCGGCTTCGGACGTGACGACGAGGGCGGTGTCGGA
Protein-coding regions in this window:
- a CDS encoding class I SAM-dependent methyltransferase; the encoded protein is MTDAYLQPYLDAQKEHGTEFDVTMWARPETQRLRFDVFCQMVYMSGKVVLDAGCSRGDFAAFMLERGVEYGRFIGLDGVPEVIEFAQGRGLPDSHFLVGDFVKNAKLMATDSPQIVTISGSLNTMDADTALRVLEGAWAGCSEALIFNFLSDRAGPDAPPQEYPANRLPTMQLLDWALQQTPNVQLRQDYFPHGHDATILMRRNAR
- the tmk gene encoding dTMP kinase, which produces MPSPSDWLQNLRGRFIVFDGPDGSGKSTQFRRLVEAVEAQGVNVCEVREPGGTHIGEEIRKVLLDPEVKEDVDVRCEMLLFMASRAQLISQKISPALAADHLVLADRFISSTLAYQGTAGGMPIADILKVGQVALGQHWPDLVVVFDVDEETAAARINPLLREREFNADKDRMEAKGAAFHRRVRQGYLDQAAGDPDRYLVINAAQNPEAVFHDLIQGLEGRFPNKP
- a CDS encoding beta-ketoacyl synthase N-terminal-like domain-containing protein; this translates as MTAEPPPATPRIVVAGVGLITPLGQSAWETFAALLKGQRITDRVDRLEFDTEPLPLAQALGGVSIARHTATDPTVELAERAAREACTEAQRPLTGMPTWLGTSKGAVAAMSDLHGRVNDLGDKELPNRLIEAVTLGPHGYLTHHLTQRTGVEVHRHTVAACASSLTALHQAKCWLQHPKSKIQNPKSDTALVVTSEAALLPAFVHSYRRLGVLAPMTLDDYRQAPLDESRQGFVLSEVGAAVLLKRLSPGEPVPAGAIELVDTAIATEAGDLIRPSQSMEALGVVAQQLLGHRPIAVLHPHAPGTAEHDPTELRVLADVLRQRQHHFHEEHVSGVGPSAVYANKGALGHSLGSAGLVSFVLAYLCARTGKLPPMPWLQNPMPHSPLPISSTPTLSDPKGAHGIFAAGFGGHVAGAVIQRNT
- the pstB gene encoding phosphate ABC transporter ATP-binding protein PstB, translating into MTDSVQPQSDLAAPPPPTAALREADATAPADSASEALVQIKNFNCWYGDFHAVHNIDMDIAKNRVTAFIGPSGCGKSTFLRWINRMNDLIAGARAEGTIDLHGENLLAKGTDVVTLRRKIGMVFQKPNPFPKSIYDNIAFGPRLHLKLSKSETDDLVESSLKGAALWNEVKDRLKQSALGLSGGQQQRLCIARAIAAQPEILLMDEPCSALDPKSTVAIEDLMDELKKHYTIAIVTHNMQQAARASDFTAFMFEGNLIEFGDTRKVFTNPENERTENYITGRFG
- a CDS encoding zinc ribbon domain-containing protein, encoding MRKVIFWTVTSVLGVMLLATSFLWYRSFNVSEQAVIRLGTGSVTVATTDRGRLGFLTLGQQGDGSPFIFDWRVNEKAPTELELLDERCTDHGLGFGIDRQVNIAGQEAPAVAGVIPADQIQWAVRRVVVPFWAMVAFALITGIIWVSTSGVRLYRIERGLCAKCSNDISQASHFCPKCGKRIPKRTWSGESRPRRRLQGAAQMAR